One genomic region from Epinephelus fuscoguttatus linkage group LG6, E.fuscoguttatus.final_Chr_v1 encodes:
- the tcima gene encoding transcriptional and immune response regulator a yields MSSYVSSECRRVSPSVHGNKFDTAHRKKAVANIFENVNQDALMRLFQKTGDMKAEERVRSIFSYTQDPEETSRALMALKQRKKDKFLQIAGMVRQLLKIR; encoded by the coding sequence ATGTCGTCCTACGTGTCCTCAGAGTGCCGCCGCGTCAGCCCATCTGTCCACGGCAACAAGTTTGACACGGCGCACCGCAAGAAGGCCGTGGCCAACATCTTCGAGAATGTCAACCAGGACGCGCTGATGAGGCTCTTCCAGAAAACGGGCGACATGAAGGCGGAGGAGAGAGTGAGGAGCATCTTCTCCTACACCCAGGACCCGGAGGAGACGTCCCGGGCACTGATGGCTCTGAAGCAGCGAAAGAAGGACAAGTTCCTCCAGATCGCGGGCATGGTCCGGCAGCTGCTCAAGATACGCTGA